Proteins encoded within one genomic window of Triticum aestivum cultivar Chinese Spring chromosome 2D, IWGSC CS RefSeq v2.1, whole genome shotgun sequence:
- the LOC123048518 gene encoding OVARIAN TUMOR DOMAIN-containing deubiquitinating enzyme 1 isoform X1 has translation MGPKREYDDLAQPSSEGSSGDDDGGGGDARPTKAPRLPAAPPPPAQSPSRDQTGLPTSPSPLQPPGSPPPPADKDPVELEEGELGDDEYSGEDEEDDQDSEGELGGSLPDGRTDRALTGGFRWPHARPTALGPQEQLSELVRESPDNSIIQEKMKILSKHYVLFRRTRQDGSCFYRAFMFSYMACLQEILRQMQDKQAEVTRLMECLDMSKDRFSCLEWNKAYFSIDPEEYFSSVVSELNEVLDVIAAGCTSEWLYQRSLQESFSGRIISLLRLITETEIRTDEFYKQSIPTNLNVLQFCWKAVRSLDAEATTTQMRALTYALGIPLRVEVVDKSSTDRGVLVKRLDFFHESDLEKGPLRLTRSYLSSSTAPIPLKQGSYDADLLSSDGTPMLTLLCRRGHCDILYRK, from the exons ATGGGCCCGAAGAGAGAATACGATGACCTGGCCCAGCCATCGAGCGAGGGAAGCAGcggagacgacgacggcggcggcggcgatgctagACCGACGAAGGCCCCACGGTTGCCGGCAGCACCGCCACCGCCCGCGCAGTCTCCCTCTCGCGACCAGACGGGGCTTCCCACCTCACCGTCCCCGCTTCAGCCTCCAGGgtccccgccgcctcccgccgacAAGGATCCG GTGGAGCTGGAAGAAGGGGAGCTAGGAGATGATGAATATTCAGGGGAGGACGAAGAGGATGATCAGGATTCGGAAGGGGAGCTCGGGGGGTCACTTCCTG ATGGGAGAACGGATCGTGCCCTCACTGGTGGTTTCCGGTGGCCACATGCTCGTCCGACAGCATTAGGACCTCAG GAACAACTCTCGGAATTGGTTCGTGAATCTCCAGATAATTCCATCATCCAGGAAAAGATGAAG ATTCTCAGTAAGCATTATGTGCTCTTCAGAAGAACTCGCCAAGATGGCAGCTGTTTTTACAGAGCTTTTATGTTCTCCTACATG GCTTGTCTACAGGAGATCCTTCGACAGATGCAAGATAAACAAGCTGAGGTTACTCGTCTTATGGAATGTTTGGATATGTCTAAAGATAGATTCTCTTGTCTTGAGTGGAACAAAGCATACTTCTCAATAGATCCTGAAGAATACTTCTCAAGTGTTGTTTCT GAGCTCAATGAGGTTCTCGATGTCATTGCAGCAGG CTGTACTTCTGAATGGCTGTACCAGAGAAGCCTGCAGGAGTCCTTTTCAGGCAGGA TTATATCTCTCCTTAGGTTGATTACTGAGACTGAAATCCGTACAGACGAGTTCTACAAGCAATCTATCCCTACAAATTTGAATGTCCTCCAG TTCTGTTGGAAAGCGGTGCGATCCCTGGATGCTGAAGCTACCACTACACAAATGAGGGCTTTAACGTATGCACTTGGCATACCGTTGCGTGTCGAAGTCGTGGACAAGAGCTCGACTGATCGAGGTGTGTTAGTGAAGCGCCTCGATTTCTTCCATGAGTCCGACTTGGAGAAGGGCCCTCTCCGTTTGACTCGGAGCTACCTTTCCTCGAGCACAGCTCCTATACCGCTGAAGCAGGGAAGCTACGATGCCGACTTGCTATCATCTGATGGCACACCCATGCTGACCTTACTGTGTCGGCGTGGCCATTGTGACATTCTTTACCGCAAGTGA
- the LOC123048518 gene encoding OVARIAN TUMOR DOMAIN-containing deubiquitinating enzyme 1 isoform X2, whose product MGPKREYDDLAQPSSEGSSGDDDGGGGDARPTKAPRLPAAPPPPAQSPSRDQTGLPTSPSPLQPPGSPPPPADKDPVELEEGELGDDEYSGEDEEDDQDSEGELGGSLPDGRTDRALTGGFRWPHARPTALGPQEQLSELVRESPDNSIIQEKMKILSKHYVLFRRTRQDGSCFYRAFMFSYMEILRQMQDKQAEVTRLMECLDMSKDRFSCLEWNKAYFSIDPEEYFSSVVSELNEVLDVIAAGCTSEWLYQRSLQESFSGRIISLLRLITETEIRTDEFYKQSIPTNLNVLQFCWKAVRSLDAEATTTQMRALTYALGIPLRVEVVDKSSTDRGVLVKRLDFFHESDLEKGPLRLTRSYLSSSTAPIPLKQGSYDADLLSSDGTPMLTLLCRRGHCDILYRK is encoded by the exons ATGGGCCCGAAGAGAGAATACGATGACCTGGCCCAGCCATCGAGCGAGGGAAGCAGcggagacgacgacggcggcggcggcgatgctagACCGACGAAGGCCCCACGGTTGCCGGCAGCACCGCCACCGCCCGCGCAGTCTCCCTCTCGCGACCAGACGGGGCTTCCCACCTCACCGTCCCCGCTTCAGCCTCCAGGgtccccgccgcctcccgccgacAAGGATCCG GTGGAGCTGGAAGAAGGGGAGCTAGGAGATGATGAATATTCAGGGGAGGACGAAGAGGATGATCAGGATTCGGAAGGGGAGCTCGGGGGGTCACTTCCTG ATGGGAGAACGGATCGTGCCCTCACTGGTGGTTTCCGGTGGCCACATGCTCGTCCGACAGCATTAGGACCTCAG GAACAACTCTCGGAATTGGTTCGTGAATCTCCAGATAATTCCATCATCCAGGAAAAGATGAAG ATTCTCAGTAAGCATTATGTGCTCTTCAGAAGAACTCGCCAAGATGGCAGCTGTTTTTACAGAGCTTTTATGTTCTCCTACATG GAGATCCTTCGACAGATGCAAGATAAACAAGCTGAGGTTACTCGTCTTATGGAATGTTTGGATATGTCTAAAGATAGATTCTCTTGTCTTGAGTGGAACAAAGCATACTTCTCAATAGATCCTGAAGAATACTTCTCAAGTGTTGTTTCT GAGCTCAATGAGGTTCTCGATGTCATTGCAGCAGG CTGTACTTCTGAATGGCTGTACCAGAGAAGCCTGCAGGAGTCCTTTTCAGGCAGGA TTATATCTCTCCTTAGGTTGATTACTGAGACTGAAATCCGTACAGACGAGTTCTACAAGCAATCTATCCCTACAAATTTGAATGTCCTCCAG TTCTGTTGGAAAGCGGTGCGATCCCTGGATGCTGAAGCTACCACTACACAAATGAGGGCTTTAACGTATGCACTTGGCATACCGTTGCGTGTCGAAGTCGTGGACAAGAGCTCGACTGATCGAGGTGTGTTAGTGAAGCGCCTCGATTTCTTCCATGAGTCCGACTTGGAGAAGGGCCCTCTCCGTTTGACTCGGAGCTACCTTTCCTCGAGCACAGCTCCTATACCGCTGAAGCAGGGAAGCTACGATGCCGACTTGCTATCATCTGATGGCACACCCATGCTGACCTTACTGTGTCGGCGTGGCCATTGTGACATTCTTTACCGCAAGTGA